From the genome of Dermacentor andersoni chromosome 3, qqDerAnde1_hic_scaffold, whole genome shotgun sequence:
CCTCCACGTCTGCCCACACGCTCTGTCCCTTAAAGGTATCGCTGCGGTAACATGACGGATGCAGGGGGTTGGAACCCCCAGCAACTGTGATGTTATGGTTCGTTATGTCAAATATTTTGCAGAACAGGGGCCCGAAACGTTGTCGCTCTCCCGGCAAACTCCATAGGTTTAGGACAAAGAGGCTGCTCTCACTTTTCTTGGTTGGTGTAATTCCAATCAGGACGTGTTCTGTCACTTCTGTGTTACACGCCGCGACATCATGTACGAAAATGACGCAGTTTTGacgaaaggcgaagcaacgattgcgatagcaaattagtagatagctatatgaaGTGAGGATAGTCTTATCGGCCGTAACttgtaaacattggcttactaactataaattaacaagcatgccgtcagattttttcttttcataacgCGTTAGATTCGCagttctatatttattttttattgcgctTAAATGGAAAGTCCATGCTCCCGTTACTATTGTGGTCGCGTTACATTCGACTAAATACGGTATGTAACGCCAGCGAGAAATCTACCCCATGATTTTTCATGGGCATTGTGCAATAACGGGCAAAGGATCTATCAGCTGCTCAGCGTCGTGTCTCCCATCTCCGTAAGGGGATGAGATAGCAATCTGCGAGCTAGCGTTGGAGCTCGCCACAGTACCGAAAAGCTGAATCATTAGTCATGTAAACACTTGAGCTAGACCCTCCGACAGGCTTGATATTAGGCGTTCGACATCTTTTGTCCGCGCTTTTCGACCGCTACCGCTGTAGCATTGGAAACGGTTCGGTCTGCACCACGCTGTATACTCCGCTTCAGACATCAAGTGCAACGCTCTGCAAGCTACGCAATAAGTTCGGTCACGAgaatgtatcactccgcgcgttgcGTCCGTGCCTCGCTGCGCGCCAAAGACGTATGCTCGCGCGAGCTTGCACGTGAGGCTGCTGCGATAGGCTGCCAAAAAACAACGCAACGAAAAACAAattgatctaaaacaacgcattagatAACCATATAGCACAGTTTGTTTCTGAGCATTAAGACGTTTTTCATTCAATACTCAGCCTATACCAAGAACAGTTTCGCACGATTACGATCAAGAATGCAGCGTCGCACCCGAGACCGGCCGGCGGAGGGGCCCAGCGTCTGGGAGGACGACGCAGTGAGCCTGGCGGTGTCGGTTCTTCCTGGTGAAAGGTTTCGGTCAACGTGGCGTTTATTCGGCTTGTACAGCATATTTAGGATATGTTGCATCACGCCATTGGCTATCACCCAGGTGGCGTGATCACACCTGACCAACTTCCAGGGACACGCTAAAGCACCTCGTGCTTGAAAGTGAAGTATTAAATCAGGGAGAGAACCGATGCCGTTTGGACGCGTACCGTTTGCACTGGAGCAACATTTTGAACTGGCGATGCGCCTTTTTTCATCGTCAAACGGTAGCCAGGTGTCCCTTGATGCGGCAGAAGTTACAAGTTTTGTTCGCGGCTGGACAATTCCTGAAGACGCCAAGTGCCACAAGCCGCCACACCGGTAACATGGAAGGATTTGATGCGTAGAACGAACGATTTTCATTCGGCCAATTGTGCCTGGTTCGGACGCCTTCCTGCGACGCGTCGAGCAGGTGTTCGAGCACGCACGGCTATCTTGAGTACGCTGACCCATCTTGACGGGCAGGAGGCCATGTACATACTTCCGTTGCACTTCCGTGCCCGAAACGCTGATGAGCGTCGACGTTCGACGCTCATCAGCGTCGGCAATATTGGGCCGCCGAAGAAGGCCGTAGACGAAAGAATACCTTGGCCGACGCCAGCTGAAGCATTCAGAGAAATTCCCAAGGCATGCATGCGAGGAAATAGGAGATAAGCGACGTAGACAAGTAACGTTGTCACGGCATTTGAGACACTGCAGGTACTTGTGAATCCTCGTCACCATTCTGCACCGTCGCACCCGAAGCCGGCCGCCGGAGGGGCCTAGCGTCTGGGAGGACGACGCAGTGAGGTTGGCGGAGACGCTTGTGCCGGGTGGGAGAGTCTGGTCAACGTGGCGTTTATTCGACTCGTGTAGCATTTGAAAGGCATGTTGCATCATGCCACTGGCTATCACGCAGGTGGCGTGATCACACCTCATTGGCCATCATGCGATCATTGCAGATATTAGCGAGTGCTAATTTTGGCACCAGAGAACAGCACGAGACAAGAAAGAACACCAAACTATTTCTAAGCGCGGACGCAGCCACGGCAAGAAAGTATCGCTAGCCTcgacagcgttgcacctgatttTCTGAAACGGAGTGTATATGTGAGGAGACTCTCGAGACGCGATCTACCGGATGAAGTAGCAACAACGCGCGGTGACGGCAGCGGATACCTATCGACGGGACGACGCGTAATTATTGCCAAGAATCAAGCTCAAACCACCCAACGCCTACACAAACGCCCCAGAGTTGCAGCGCTTACCTGCAAACAAGACGAGCTGCAACGGCCGAGACAAACGACAGGTCCGCGGTACCAGCCGCACAGACGAGTTTCAGCAGGCAAGTGTTCCGTGGCAGCAGTTCCGTTGCAGGGCTCGTTCCACGGGCCAGCGCGAGGTACGATCTATCTAGATGCATATGTAGAGGCTAGGtgttagcgatgatgatgatggtgaaggcTGAATTattggcacaaacccactgtgggtgataggccacgaaccgggtggtaatatgattgagaaacgaaataaaaaagttaataaataaataaataataagaagGGGAAATACATGAATAATCCAAGATTAGAAATAAACCGATAATAATAGAAATAAAGTAGTGTATAATAAGGTAGTCAGCCTTGTAGATAGGAATGCCGTAACACAAACTTGTTAATAAATTGCATGGAGGATAGACGTAAAAATGAGCAAGCTtcgaataataatattattaatataaCTGTGAATTTGTGTTTTTGCTTAGAATTTTCTATATTTACCGCTTATTGAAGGAGAAATATATCAGTCATGGCAAATGCGAAATATTAGTAAGGCAATCTTTTTGTGTCGCAGAGGAAATTCTAACTGGCAAGCGTTCTGTATCCTAATACCGTTGCTGCAAGTGAGAGTACAACAGTACTGCACTAAGGCAGTCCTAGATTTCGAAGCGGAATTTATAAACATAGTTTTCGATGAGTAGAAAATCGCCGACACGATAATAAAAAGCGATCGATGGATTCCAGCTCATTGCAGAGGTGGCATaaaggggataccgccagaccacatctgtgctCGTAAAAATTAAGTTGTGggatacggcaacgcagccttgtGCATGATACTTTGAATTGCCACTTGGAACACCATTGTctgttccaagaataatttacaTGCATAAAGTCTGCACATATTGCTAATgtgagtttctttctttttttttgtcttcgggCACAGAAAACTGCCTTTATCTGGCTGCAGTGAAACGCGCAGTTGCTGGCAGTACAGATATCAACCGTCCTggcggattggccaagaaccgggTAGTTCAAtatagaaataagaaaaataattatAAATTATTGTAACAAGATTTGTGAATAGGTATATGCGAAATATTAGATACTAGCGTATAACTTCAACAGAATGAAGGAATAAATCAATTAAAAGGTACCTATCAATATCAGTCAATAAAAGataccaaaaaagaaataacgaaacCTCATAACTGGTGCCCAACTGGTCAACCAGCTGAAGTAGACTGGTATCCAGCTGGTTAACCAGTAAACACACATGGTTATCCAATTGGAGCCAACTGGTCATCCAATCGAAGCTAAATGGTATGCAACAGGTCAACCAGTTGACATAAACTGCTGTCCTACATTTTAACCAGTTAAACACAAATGGTCATCCAATTGAAACTAACTGGTGGCAAGCATGTAACGCAGACCTAGGAGCGCATGCACGAAATAAATACCATACAAGGTACTTGTTGCTTATAATAATTACACTTAAATACATTGTGATGGAGCACCAAGTAAGTGTAAAGTATGGCATTGTTCATTAAGACAATTTACAGAAGGAATAGAAGTGGTCCCGACGGAAGGATACTAGAAATTGCACCTAACACCCTGGCAGCATTCTTATTAGAGTTCTCGAAGGAAATGGCTTGTAACATCTAAGCTCTCAGCTGGCGGAGCACAGCCTTGGCACAGGCTAATTACACAGGGAGGGGGCGGAAAAGTAGCATTGTTGGCATTGTTCACAACAACTTGCAGCTTCAGCAGTGGGAATGATCAAAAGCAGCAACCTTTTTGTTGCATGTGGTGTACATGAAATGATAAATCATACTGTCCTAAATTAAACTTTATGCATTTTCGATTGCTACAGAAGGCAACCATCAGAACTACAGAACAAAATTTCATGCACCATAGAGTGAACAAATAGTGAACTACATTACTAACTAAACGAACTACATTAGGGACGCATAAAAATGACACCAGGACTGTTCTGAAGGCTTCATTTATTTGCCAAGTACAAATACCTGGTATAAAACACTTTCATACCAACAATTCTTTTTAAAATGTAACTCGATCGTCTACATCAGCACagaaaagataataataaaaggaAACATTAAAGTCAGAAGTATTTAGtagtaaatgaataaattagCACTGAAACAAGGGATTATGAATCAGTATGACTAGGTAAAACTGATATTCCTGCTTAATGATAGATGTCTTAAATAAAAAATTAGTGCTAAAACAGAACATGGATCACTATTACAATGACTATTGTGAAAATATTGAAAATATTTTAAAACAAATTTCCACCGCAGAAGCATGCTGCATTCAGTCATGGCTTGCTTGAAGGTCATGGTTGCCATTTTCCCTGAAAAATGTTGAAATATGCATAAGGGCGGGAAAGCTTCAAGTTTGTGCACATTCTGCAGCAAAATGATGGTGCTGCCCTGGTAGTACATTTATATGTGTTGTAGCTGTAACAGATGACAGTGTGGCAATGGAAAACGGCGCTTTGGGGGTAGTGCCAATAGCACATGCGTGCAGAACAATGTGGGTTATCTTCGAGAGGATTGCAGTTAATAAAAGTGCAGTTGTTGTGTGGGATGCGTGATGCTCACTCGTCTTGCTCTGCCAAGAAGCGTATTCCAATTATAGCAAGAGGGCTGCACGCTTGTTGCAAAAATGCTATTCTCATAGACTTTCACACAAACTATGCAAACTATTCTCATAACTGCGCCAAAAAAAGTACTCGAAGAAGTTTCCTGTTGCTGTAATGCAGTGCTGGAAGCGACTTTTGGTGTTTTGGAACAGTTTTTGGAACAAGAAAAGACGGCACTAGCAACCACACCACTGCACACTCACGTTCATGCGCTGCTATTAATGGTTTAGACTGAAAATTAGCTTGACATGCTCACTTGGGTGACGTACACAGTGTTTGGAACCATTACAGTTAATTCAGTCGACATCGAGGTAACAGAAATCTTATGAGCCTAGCTAGGTGGAGATGTGGTGCAATAAGCAGTCATTTCACATTTTAtgtatttgtctttctttcttgctgcagCACTTCCGTTAATGATAACTaattataaagaaatgaaagTAAGGGAGCTGATGCTGCGCATTTTTTAGCAATTGCGTGCTGCTAAACTATATTTATTCACTTAAAGGGGGATCTATCTGAAGGTTAGGGCTGCATGTTGTTCCCAAACTAGACAAATTTAGAAGCTTTCTGAAATTAGTTGCCAAACATGCACAACAGCACTTTACCATTTTGCCAGCCTCTCAAGGTCTGCCAGCTTCTCAACCACAAAATGGTTCAGCTGCTTGAGTGCAGCAGGCAAAAGATGTTCAGGGACACCCTGGCGCCGTAGTCTTTGTCTGTAACAGTCTGAAACAGAAAAATTCACAAGGTCTCACTAGCTGGCAGcaagaaaaatttttttaattagtaTAAAGACCGTAAGAATATCCACTCACCGCGCATCACTTCCACCTTCGAAGGTGTCAGCGGTGCCTTTGCAGGCCGATCTGGGTAACGAGGACACCGCTTACCTGCAAGACAGAAATGGACTATGCACCATAATGTTGCAACTTTTATTAAAAAATGCTATAAGCTTTAATTTGCAGTTATGCACCTTGTAAAGAGCGGTTTTTTAACTGGTCCTTTGGCCAAATGCCCCGCAGGAGATCTTTCACAAAGAGTGAATCCTTCTGGTTGCCTCGGATGTGGCTCCACGCTTGTGCAATAATTGTCAAACCACGGCCAATGTCCACCTGCACGAGAGGAATGTGTCGCAAAAAATATTTAACTGATGACAAACACATAGCAATAATACAAAAAAACTGCAGAGGTTTCCCTTTAGATCGGTATCTTACCATGTTGTTATCCTTTCTGGCACAACTGGCCAGCACGTGGCAGTGGAGGCGTGGACTGTTCGGTTCTCTCGAAGCTTTCATTAGCTTGCGTTTCCCCAATGACAGAATCATCAAATGACTGCTTATGGCGTGGATCTCCACAGTAGCCTGCATTATCAACATGAGATATGGCTCATTACAAACAGCAGAATGCAGTTACTTCAAGACAGCATGGCATCACCCATTGTTCGAAATTTTATTAGCTAAATAGCATTAGGAAAATGTTAATGTAtataaattttaagaaaaccatattTTAAACATTCTAGCTAAACATAGTGCATACACATTAAATAGCACTATGCCGCAGCCCCAAAAGTATGGACAGCTGAATTGCATACCTTTGTTGTCGAGCATCATCAGCATTTTCTCTTGCAGCCTTATATTTACCTGCCTAAGATCATTTGCCTTCTGCTCGAGGGTACTGTTCTTGGCTAGAACTtcttctatctttctctctttttttctattACGTCTTCTAGCCGCTGCACCTTGTCACGGAGATTAAGAACACGGGGGTCACCAAAATCGTCTACTTTCTTCCTTTTTAGTTTTTGCGAAGAGGGCTCCACCTCTCGTTGCCTCAGgtcacttgttttctttttcagtattTGAAGTAGTTCATGCTTCGGTCCCCGAGGTTGCTTTCTTGCAGGGCGCTGCACATAAAACCAGAAAATGTCTTACAAGTGTACTTTAAGAGATACGATCCATAAGCATTGATACAGCACTGAGTAAACAGATACCTCTGGCGGAACATTATCATCTTCCGACTCGTCGTTTGGCGAATATGCCATTCGCTCAAAGCGAAGCCTCCATCGGTTCTCGCTGTCAACTTCAAGGTCTTCCTCAGATTCTGGAATATATCGAGACGAAATAACTTCATTATGAGCTACGCATGTCCGACGGGGCTATATGCTACTAGTGCATaggaaaaataaaacgttgcaaCAGATTTAGTAGTTCACACACTGATGCTTGTATTGTGCAAGCTGAAATAATACGCTTTCTATTCGTATAAGAGGCAAATCAAAACTTTCAGTAGTCTAGCTGCATCAGTGCTAAAGCCGCCATGCTCAATCTGCACGCAAACCTGCGCGAAAACAGCACGGGGAAAATACAACTGTGCGTAGTTTCAGAGAAAGTGTGAAACATTTTCATAGTTATTTGTGCAGCCGATACCCACAGTAATTGCATGTATGTTATAAAAGATTTCTCCATAATTGCTTTTCTTAAGTGTACTTGAATGTTACAGAAGTTGCAATACATCTAGTACCCTAATTTCAGGACAAAAGTACTTGTGATGGTTCAATATCGGGCGATCGAGCGCACGCGCAGGGAAGCAGCAGCAATCGGCATATGCGCATCGCGCAACAGAAGATACACTGAATATTGAGAAAACAGAGAATACACTGAACTTGAGAAAACAAACGAAATGTACACTAGGCTTTAAAATAATGAGCTCACCTCCCAAGGCGAGAAGTCGAGCCCGGTAATAAACCCGACGTCCCATCAGGATCCGTCCACTTCACAGAATAGAACTTGGACTTGAAATCCTTTGTATGCTGAGGACTGAAGTTTTCAATGGCCTCAATGCTAACAACAGCCAGCGTCCGGTCATCCTCATAACGCACTTTCGCGTGGGTTATCATTTGAAAATCTGCGTTAACTTTTCCGAACTGAAAGATGCGTGCACCGAAAACTAGCGGAACACGATCGCACGTGTAGGTAGTCTTggtaaaaaaacttgaacccACCGTGAACGGCCGGAgagcagctgcgctccgctatggggctcttgcattgcccagggggcgctgcgaaaaaggtgctaaaaagcgccctcctctcctaaaatgggtcgtaccaagctcggtcgtctgcttcggaaagcacgtttacaatatgggcccgccactttcggttgtgttgtatcacggcctgcagcgaatattgggcgccgaagattttttcaggggtggcacgctgcgtaaaggcaacaaattatgcagtgccgaatacctGTACCCCGTTCAaaaattaagcggcgaagttttagcgcggtgtcaatcgcaagtgaggcgagtcgcgtacgaagtggaacttcagctacggtttgcacgctgctagattcaggcgcacaaacgcgaggaaatgcttgctataaatgaatccacagcatcgataagcagacatcatgtgtacggaactgctcgagcacacgacggtacgcgccgcgatgtacgaactgctcgagcgcacgatcgtacgcgccgcgacggtagcggtctttcgacatgccgcgaaacggcgggcctcctgcaatctttattgactgcatgccgctaaacatgtagttatgcctgcgttgtagtagcggccatctgtcccttttagcaactggtaataactgatgcaatgcatatgagctcgcacgtacgtgcgaatcgcgctgcagcgcgagctcgtgcgctgctcgcttgattaagcttttaatgacagcgctcgaacatcgatctgctgtaatcaatattACCTTGCTACGCTGCCTCagcatgctggcttgaggtcaagtatgagcacatttaactctctaacctgtgctgctcgtagtggggtagtgaattgtcaccgaatcagcccggccatttgtggtcatttgcacacacctggccACTTCACCACTTTGCATCGGTCGAATTGCTAATTGTCACTGTgaccgggtctcgaatcgtgaattaccagccatgcctgctgctatgtcggtctgctgtcgggactgtaggtgcaagaggccgaaatttagaacgcagataatcaagcaagcttcaagacaggcgaagcagtcagcatggcgcgaagtttcgcttactcagcgcgacgaactgcagctatgcagcgcgcccgacgctctacttcgtgaggccttgaaggaaaacggtagaatctgatcttgggattcaggccttcttgttcatggcagcccacgacgcagaagtaatgacggtgacgccttttcgaggctgggctaggtctctccggatcggcgtcaccgattccttctgctcccagcattacggcacacggagagtccgttttcgttaaaccatAGACTgtggcgagctcgcagcgtggtcggcatggtctgtgagaagtcaCGAGcattttcgcactcgcaacagggcagaaaaagtgcgaatcgacgcaaaactcggcctaaaaacgtgcttcgccacagccagggctcaatacgacccaagctggtacgacccagatgtcgtttcccgcgtcgccaccaggcgccgctactatacctgaAACTCCAGCGTAAGACGCCCATCGCGGCGCTGCTGCCGCCGGTGCGtgccgctgctcgcttgcgccggggataaagagggcgagggaagcatgtctcttaCTCTTAAGCATGCTTTGATAACAGGGCTCGTGAATAACTAGTGCAACGTTTGTTCTGCCAGCTGCGAGGTCGTCTTGCGGCCACCGTGGTACGGCGCTTCGTGCGAGTAAATGCGGTGGCCTGGGCGAAACTGCCTGGCTTCCCTGCAGCGCATTATAATATAAAAATTTTCCTAATCTTCGAAATTACCTATTACAATTTTATTCTACATATTCAAAGGCGAGAGCCTTCGCATTATGTGTTTAGATAAAGATTTAGAACGTGTTTCTGAGTGcgatgaaaacaaaagataaaaaaTAACTAACATCTCTCATAGTCGGCTAGCGTTCCAGGTTTTTTGTAATATGTGGGCAATTCAATCATCGTTCGTTTAGAAAAGACCAGAAGCAGTAATTTCGACTACGAAGGCTCTCTTCGGAAAGGGCTTGTAACCGCCGTTACAATATTTCAAATCCGTTCGCCGCACCTCTCCATTAAGGAACGACCAAACGAGTGCGTTTGGCGTTGAAGTTCTTTAATTAAACCCACAGTGAGATTACGAAAACTTTTCGGGACTAGAAGACTTTTTGCCCTGCCTGAGCAGCCGATTGAGTTAGACCCATTCCCTCGGCATTTTGGAAAGTGCCCACTTCCTCATCTTTTTTTATATCTTCGTGCACAAGGCCTCATCGCATCGGTAGGGCCCACTTTCGTGCACACATGAGGCCGGTGTGCGTTCATCCCGTTTGCATTGGGCATCACGCGTTTGAATCGCGTAATGTAGACCAGGGCCACGAGATTATAGGATTCTCGCATAGTGAAGGCGTCATACCGGcggtgctgtcgctgtcacgggttcactgTAAGAAGTATTTTATATATAGTTTACTGAGGTATCGTTCGTCTCTGAGAGAAAGGGCTTCACAAGCAGTTTAAAAAATGGGTTATACGTATCGTCCTTTCAACCATAGAccttggctagtttacagtcaAGCACATGGGCAAACAGCAATTGTTCGGTACCACAGACAAAGCCACACTCAATGCCTTGAAGGCATGTGATTTCGTCGAGAGACGCAGGTGccaccctgaagcttatgctttcttgattcattttctacttgtgacattcatgattacaaGCACGAGATGCCATCGTGGCACGTTATTTAATATATCATTAAGCTGCTGAAGTCAGATCTTAGCTACGATCCTCGCAAGGTGCCCGTGTTCGAGCATGTGCAGGACTATTCATAGCGCTTTTCCTTTACTTTGGTACCGGGAAACAATAACTGTTGATTACGATATGCAgaattgcgaaatttgagtgtATCGCGTGtgacagcggtcgccagagaccGCCGCCCTCTTATCCAGCATACGCTGCAAACAGCATGCTAGCCGGtcgggtggcttccgcttcgccaccgtGGCGATCGCGCCGCGCTCGCCGCACTAGTTTTTCACAATCGCTGTTATCAAACGACGCTTGAGAGTAAGAGTCATGCTACCCTCGCCCTCTTTAACCTCGACGCAAGCGAGCCGCGGCGCGCGCCGACGATGGCAGCGCCCCGATAGCGGAGCGCCGCTGCTCCCCGGCTGTTcacagcgggttcaagttttttgaccaagactGTACAGCGGATCGCACGtctagaaggcactggactgtagCACATGTGATGTGACGAGCCATGCTAGCCGCGTTCCCGTACTTCaggcacacacaaaacaaaaggccgtgtctgctgtgacCGGGGCGCCACAGGATATACGAATGTCTGTGATGCATTAATTCTTAACGTTTTTTGTCGTACCGCAGCACCACAAACTACACAAAAACCATTTGTTCAATATTTCATATCTTTAGAAATATTTGCAAGCGTATAATggtgcgtataataaagctttacaCGCGGCTAGTTAGTTTCGCTTTGTTCATCTGCTTGCTCCAACTGCGCGTTGATCGAatgaaataaagttatttccgcTATTTCTTCTACTTCCCGTGTTCGTGCCTGCACTTGGCTGCAGCTGTAGTCGTGGGCCGCAAAGCACACGAAAGCGGCGCTCGGTGTAAACCTATATGCCATGGTAAACCATTCTCTTCTTGCTGTCTTAGCGCATGTTTATGTGCATAAGACTTCGCCGAAGAATTCGCGTGCGCGTCTTGTGAGGACGCGCGTGCGGACATCGCTTGTGTGGGCACGTGCGCAATTTACAccataaacttttctttttctggccgCCACAAAATGCGTAACTGCACTATATGTGCACATAATGCATGACCCTCAGTTCACAGACTGCTCTCCTGGGCATATGCTTGCGTGTTAGTGGCAGGAATATATTTTTGACATGGCACATGTAGTAATGGAAGCTAAGTACTGTCCAAGGTGCCCACATTTTTCATTTCAATTTACAAAAGTGGTCACACACATAGGTGTGGCACATAGTGGGGAGCCAAATTTCCGAATATTTTGTGGCATTGATGATTGTGCCAACACCTACACCAACATTTCGTCATACCGTTCGCACTTGTACCGTCAGCACAGAAATGTGCTTGAGGAGCAAGGCACAAGCCTCCAACGGGCGCACCAATCACAGGAAAACGAAGAATCTTTGGCACCTTTGGAAAATGACCTAGTGTTGGTAGAAAGCATCATGGTGGAAGAAAACTCAACGCCTATTGGCAGTCCCCTGTTCGATCATGAAGGAACTTCTATGCTTCAGGAGTCCGATTCCTCAAGTTATGGGTTTTGCACCTCCATATAGCAAAATCTGCTATATGGAGGTTCTTCTTCAATGT
Proteins encoded in this window:
- the LOC140216549 gene encoding BEN domain-containing protein 5-like, giving the protein MGRRVYYRARLLALGESEEDLEVDSENRWRLRFERMAYSPNDESEDDNVPPERPARKQPRGPKHELLQILKKKTSDLRQREVEPSSQKLKRKKVDDFGDPRVLNLRDKVQRLEDATVEIHAISSHLMILSLGKRKLMKASREPNSPRLHCHVLASCARKDNNMVDIGRGLTIIAQAWSHIRGNQKDSLFVKDLLRGIWPKDQLKNRSLQGKRCPRYPDRPAKAPLTPSKVEVMRDCYRQRLRRQGVPEHLLPAALKQLNHFVVEKLADLERLAKW